From a single Sphingosinicellaceae bacterium genomic region:
- a CDS encoding nodulation S family protein: MTGDARDPGYFDALYAADADPWRFETSDYEAKKYADTVAALPRQHYAAAVEFGCSIGVLTEQLAAHADTVLGIDVAQAALDRAAARCAALPHVQFARIRIPDEMPEQSFDLIVLSEVLYYFDPATLARLADRLRVVAAPGSDLILVHWLGPTPDYPLNGDAAVATFLAAVAGWTRVTQQARRQDYRLDVLRAVPAPQ; this comes from the coding sequence ATGACCGGCGACGCCCGCGATCCCGGCTATTTCGACGCGCTCTACGCCGCCGACGCCGACCCCTGGCGTTTCGAGACCAGCGACTATGAGGCCAAGAAATACGCCGACACCGTCGCCGCCCTGCCTCGGCAGCATTATGCCGCCGCGGTCGAGTTCGGGTGTTCGATCGGCGTACTGACCGAGCAGCTCGCGGCGCACGCCGACACCGTCCTCGGCATCGACGTCGCGCAGGCGGCACTCGACCGTGCCGCCGCGCGCTGTGCCGCACTGCCCCATGTCCAATTCGCCCGGATCCGAATACCCGACGAAATGCCGGAGCAAAGTTTCGACCTCATCGTGCTGTCGGAGGTGCTCTACTACTTCGACCCGGCGACACTGGCCCGGCTTGCGGACCGGCTCCGCGTAGTCGCCGCGCCCGGTTCCGACCTGATCCTTGTGCACTGGCTCGGGCCGACGCCGGATTATCCGCTGAACGGCGACGCGGCGGTCGCGACGTTCTTGGCGGCTGTCGCAGGCTGGACCCGGGTTACGCAGCAAGCGCGACGGCAGGACTATCGCCTCGATGTCTTGCGCGCCGTTCCAGCGCCGCAATAA
- a CDS encoding glycosyltransferase family 2 protein gives MWLARDHPTLPNLPAGQRRPVAVGVPAHNEAGQIASCLAALDLATQRAGVPVTVIVGANNCVDDTAERARAFASRAAQVLVAEIVLPAERAHAGGARRHVMDLAADCAGPGGVVMTTDADSAVDVDWIVANLGEIASGADAVAGVITFDAAARQTLPDLGHRAGEWRLAALHARLEDLIDPRAHDPWPRHIWAWGASLALTVETYRAVGGVPVVALAEDRALADAVDRAGLRLRRSHAPLVYTSARHIGRAPGGFADLLASHASTTSPCDAALEPTRVLLRRLVLRAQLRLEAGARFPVLWATVEATTPRLKRRRLLPADLAREVWQAERVIAALERRARHRGDSPAVALAA, from the coding sequence ATGTGGCTCGCACGTGATCATCCAACGCTGCCCAACTTGCCGGCCGGGCAGCGCCGTCCGGTGGCCGTAGGCGTTCCCGCCCACAACGAAGCGGGCCAAATCGCCAGTTGCCTGGCCGCGCTCGATCTTGCCACTCAGCGCGCCGGCGTTCCGGTAACGGTCATCGTCGGGGCCAACAACTGCGTTGACGATACCGCGGAAAGGGCGCGGGCGTTCGCGTCGCGCGCGGCACAGGTCCTGGTCGCTGAGATCGTCCTGCCTGCCGAGCGAGCCCATGCCGGCGGCGCGCGCCGGCATGTCATGGACCTTGCCGCCGATTGCGCCGGGCCCGGCGGTGTCGTCATGACGACCGACGCCGACAGCGCGGTGGACGTCGACTGGATCGTTGCCAATCTCGGCGAGATCGCCAGCGGCGCGGATGCGGTGGCCGGGGTCATCACCTTTGACGCTGCCGCGCGCCAGACGCTGCCCGACCTTGGTCACCGTGCGGGAGAATGGCGGTTGGCCGCGCTCCATGCCCGGTTGGAAGACCTGATCGACCCGCGCGCGCACGACCCCTGGCCGCGTCACATCTGGGCGTGGGGCGCGAGCCTGGCGTTGACCGTCGAGACCTATCGCGCCGTCGGCGGCGTGCCGGTGGTCGCGCTTGCCGAAGACCGGGCGCTCGCCGACGCGGTGGACCGTGCCGGGCTTCGATTGCGCCGCAGCCACGCGCCGCTGGTGTACACCTCGGCGCGGCACATCGGCCGAGCCCCCGGTGGGTTTGCCGACCTGCTTGCCAGTCATGCCTCGACCACGTCACCGTGCGACGCGGCGCTCGAGCCGACGCGGGTGCTGCTACGGCGACTGGTCCTCCGCGCGCAGTTGCGGCTGGAAGCCGGCGCCCGGTTTCCGGTGCTCTGGGCGACTGTGGAGGCGACAACCCCGCGGCTGAAGCGACGTCGGCTCCTTCCGGCGGATCTGGCCCGTGAGGTCTGGCAGGCCGAGCGGGTTATTGCGGCGCTGGAACGGCGCGCAAGACATCGAGGCGATAGTCCTGCCGTCGCGCTTGCTGCGTAA
- a CDS encoding TonB-dependent receptor translates to MRYPIFRHLLLAATAASPVAASAQIIPAGRDLSALPDDLVITATKRAEPVREIAGAITVQTGAELDKLGAQGFSDYLTRTPGVVFNATTPGSGTITIRGVGTTTGQDIGQATTGIFINEVPLTDPSLSIGTPDIDTFDVDNVAILRGPQGTLFGSSSLGGAINYQAAHPDLDDIAARFQGSVRATRHGGTGGAGKVMLNAPIVTGKLGIRGVFVYREDAGYIDNLGTGETDVNRTVTKSGRILATWAPTDTTTFNYFYLEQRQRTDDAGYQQPGLGGALRKSTAEPEFSTFTTLVHQLRLDQETGIGTITATATRHEKKTDGLTDLTGGLSDALFGLAPISSFSPGSSKGNTFEIRIASPAGSKFEYLVGAMYDRTKMRQRQVIYAAGLADFIDAAGPLIGLPADSGQALAPGDLLVDAALPATAKEMALFGELTYNFSDRIKATVGGRLFQQRLVNGSNAFGLYVLLNAGEYEQSISGSRKWSGFSPKASITWKPSEDLMIYTLASKGFRFGGSNLAVLPGIPSSYDSDSLWNYEIGTRADLLDRKLLVDVTGFYIDWSNIQLKRQLSGVNFAQNAGKAEIYGIEASLVLRPAQGLELSSNLTWLHATLSKDFDPDQVDASNPVIPSGTRLPGASMWQFTNSLSYQISWSKASPVIVLSHRYISRAPSDLEATSRQGGYHLFDARIGGKFGPAGLTLFVENIGDRRGVTNSSLLPPLQQYLVRPRTVGATLDVGF, encoded by the coding sequence ATGCGGTATCCGATTTTTCGCCATCTGCTTCTCGCGGCCACCGCCGCCAGTCCGGTTGCCGCCTCGGCACAAATCATTCCGGCTGGCCGCGACCTATCTGCGCTGCCGGACGACCTCGTGATTACGGCGACCAAGCGCGCCGAGCCGGTTCGCGAAATTGCCGGTGCCATTACGGTTCAGACCGGTGCGGAGCTCGACAAGCTGGGCGCGCAGGGTTTCTCCGACTATTTGACCCGCACCCCCGGCGTCGTCTTCAACGCCACGACGCCCGGCTCCGGTACGATCACCATCCGCGGCGTCGGCACCACGACCGGCCAGGATATAGGCCAGGCGACGACCGGCATCTTCATCAACGAGGTGCCGCTGACCGACCCCTCGCTGTCGATCGGCACGCCAGACATCGACACCTTCGATGTCGACAATGTCGCGATCCTGCGTGGTCCCCAAGGGACGTTGTTCGGATCCTCGTCGCTCGGCGGCGCGATCAACTACCAAGCGGCGCACCCCGACCTCGACGACATCGCAGCGCGTTTCCAGGGCAGCGTGCGCGCGACGCGACACGGCGGCACTGGCGGGGCCGGCAAGGTCATGCTGAACGCCCCCATCGTCACCGGGAAGCTCGGGATCCGCGGCGTCTTCGTCTACCGCGAGGACGCAGGCTATATCGACAATCTCGGCACCGGCGAAACCGACGTAAACCGCACGGTCACCAAGAGCGGCCGCATTCTGGCGACCTGGGCTCCTACCGACACCACGACCTTCAACTATTTCTACCTCGAGCAGCGGCAACGCACCGACGACGCGGGCTACCAGCAGCCGGGGCTTGGCGGCGCGCTCCGCAAAAGCACGGCCGAGCCTGAGTTCTCGACCTTCACCACCCTCGTCCACCAGCTGCGCCTCGACCAGGAAACCGGGATCGGGACAATCACGGCAACCGCGACGCGCCACGAAAAGAAGACCGATGGCCTCACCGACCTGACCGGCGGGCTGAGCGATGCCTTGTTCGGCCTTGCACCGATCTCGTCGTTCAGTCCGGGCAGCAGCAAGGGCAACACGTTCGAAATCCGGATCGCCTCGCCGGCCGGCTCAAAGTTCGAATACCTCGTCGGCGCGATGTATGACCGTACAAAGATGCGGCAGCGCCAGGTGATCTATGCCGCGGGTCTCGCCGATTTCATCGATGCCGCAGGTCCGCTCATCGGTCTTCCGGCGGATAGCGGCCAGGCGCTGGCCCCCGGTGACCTGCTCGTGGATGCCGCACTCCCGGCCACGGCGAAGGAAATGGCACTGTTTGGGGAGCTGACCTATAATTTCAGCGACCGGATCAAGGCGACAGTCGGCGGTCGCCTGTTCCAGCAGCGCCTCGTCAATGGGTCCAATGCGTTCGGTCTCTACGTGCTGCTCAATGCCGGGGAGTATGAGCAGTCGATCTCGGGCTCGCGCAAATGGAGCGGCTTCAGCCCCAAGGCCTCGATTACCTGGAAGCCCAGCGAAGACCTGATGATCTATACGCTGGCGTCTAAGGGCTTTCGCTTCGGCGGGTCCAACCTCGCGGTCCTTCCCGGAATTCCGTCGTCCTATGATAGCGACTCGCTCTGGAACTATGAGATCGGGACGCGAGCCGATCTGTTGGACCGCAAACTGCTTGTCGATGTCACGGGCTTCTATATCGACTGGAGCAACATCCAGCTGAAGCGCCAGCTGAGCGGGGTCAACTTTGCGCAGAACGCCGGCAAGGCGGAAATCTACGGGATCGAGGCAAGCCTCGTACTGCGTCCCGCGCAGGGCCTCGAGCTCAGCAGCAACCTGACCTGGCTGCACGCGACTTTATCCAAGGACTTCGATCCCGATCAGGTCGACGCCAGCAACCCGGTCATCCCCTCGGGAACCCGGCTGCCAGGGGCTTCGATGTGGCAGTTCACGAATAGCCTGAGCTACCAGATCTCGTGGAGCAAGGCGTCGCCGGTGATCGTCCTCTCGCATCGTTATATCTCGCGCGCACCGAGCGACCTCGAGGCGACGTCGCGCCAGGGCGGTTATCATCTCTTCGATGCGCGGATCGGTGGCAAGTTCGGGCCGGCGGGCCTGACGTTATTCGTCGAGAATATCGGCGACCGCCGGGGCGTCACGAACAGCAGCCTCCTGCCGCCGCTGCAGCAATATCTCGTCCGGCCGCGAACCGTCGGGGCGACGCTCGACGTCGGTTTCTGA
- a CDS encoding amidohydrolase has protein sequence MDRIDVASMGTRPRGLWLRELGRFAALGAALIAFAVPTYAASTTDAPATPTPLVDHHIHLGSDELGRQMDVMHKLDPKSFEFLSEDIFKRPSPADAMRNLDAAGVKRAVLLSTAYWFMLPGSVADPEAARLVRAENRWNVDAGLASKGRLITFISVNPLAPNAKEELLYWAGKPGVSGLKLHLGAANFSARSPKQVKQLAAIFALARQTKLPIVVHLRGGGPFTKADVNVFIDKVLAKAGDLPVQIAHGGGYAGADPATIDSLEAFGAAIARKAPGTRNLVFDLSGVVMPEPAATALGSSDAQLALFVADMRRIGLDRFVIGSDWPAIGPIAPYYELMRRKLALSDAEWATLCANVAPYLKGGR, from the coding sequence ATGGACCGCATCGATGTTGCGAGCATGGGAACGCGGCCGCGAGGTTTGTGGTTGCGAGAACTCGGGCGCTTCGCAGCACTCGGCGCTGCCCTGATCGCATTCGCGGTTCCGACCTATGCCGCATCCACAACGGATGCGCCGGCGACCCCAACGCCTCTGGTTGATCATCACATCCACCTCGGGAGCGACGAACTCGGACGCCAGATGGATGTGATGCACAAGCTTGATCCAAAATCATTCGAATTCTTGTCGGAAGACATTTTCAAGCGGCCTTCGCCAGCCGACGCGATGCGCAATCTCGACGCGGCCGGCGTCAAGCGGGCCGTCCTGCTCTCGACGGCCTATTGGTTCATGTTGCCCGGTTCGGTGGCCGACCCAGAGGCGGCGCGCCTGGTGCGGGCGGAAAACCGGTGGAATGTCGATGCCGGGCTGGCCTCCAAGGGCCGCCTCATCACCTTCATCTCGGTCAATCCGCTCGCGCCGAATGCGAAGGAGGAACTGCTGTACTGGGCCGGCAAGCCCGGGGTCAGCGGGCTCAAGCTGCATCTCGGTGCTGCCAACTTCTCCGCTCGCTCACCCAAGCAGGTGAAGCAACTCGCCGCGATCTTCGCGCTGGCCCGGCAAACGAAGCTACCGATTGTAGTCCATCTTCGCGGCGGTGGTCCGTTTACCAAGGCTGACGTCAATGTTTTCATCGACAAGGTCCTCGCCAAGGCGGGCGACCTGCCGGTCCAGATCGCACATGGCGGCGGTTATGCCGGTGCCGACCCGGCGACGATCGACTCGCTCGAAGCCTTCGGTGCAGCGATAGCGCGCAAGGCGCCGGGCACCCGCAACCTGGTATTCGATCTGTCAGGCGTCGTCATGCCCGAACCGGCTGCAACGGCGCTCGGCAGCAGCGACGCTCAACTCGCGCTCTTCGTCGCCGACATGCGGCGTATTGGACTGGACCGGTTTGTCATCGGCAGTGACTGGCCGGCGATCGGCCCGATTGCGCCTTATTACGAACTGATGCGCCGCAAGCTCGCGTTGTCAGACGCCGAATGGGCGACGCTGTGCGCGAATGTCGCTCCGTATCTAAAGGGCGGCCGATAG